The genome window TGTGCTCCGGACGCGCCGCACGGCGCGCACCACCACCGACCGGGAGATCGACGCTCGTGGCGACCACCAACGACCTGAAGAACGGCATCGTGCTGCGCATCGACGGCCAGCTGTGGACCGTCATCGAGTTCCAGCACGTCAAGCCCGGCAAGGGCGGTGCCTTCGTGCGCACCAAGCTCAAGAACGTGCTGTCCGGCAAGACCGTCGACCGCACGTTCAACGCCGGCGTGAAGGTCGAGACCGCCAGCGTCGACAAGCGCGACATGCAGTACCTGTACAAGGACGGCGACGACTTCGTGTTCATGGACACGGACACGTTCGACCAGCTCAACGTGCCGGCCGCCACGGTCGGGGACGCCGCGAACTTCATGCTCGAGTCGCAGACGGCGCTCGTCGCGACCAACGAGGGTGTGCCGCTGTACGTCGAGCTGCCGCCGTCGGTCGTGCTCGAGGTCACCTACACCGAGCCCGGCCTGCAGGGTGACCGCTCGTCGGCCGGCACCAAGCCCGCGACCCTCGAGACCGGGTACGAGATCCAGGTCCCGCTGTTCCTCGAGGCCAACACCAGGGTCAAGGTGGACACCCGCGACGGGTCGTACCTCGGCCGCGTGAACGACTGACATGGGCGCCCGGACGAAGGCACGCAAGCGCGCGCTCGACGTGCTGTTCGAGGCCGAGCAGCGCGGCCTCGACGTCGCCGAGCTCCTCGCGCAGCGCGTCGTGGAGCCGGGCACCGAGGCGTCGCTGCCCCAGTACGCGGTCGACATCGTCGAGGGTGTGCTGGAGCACTCCGAGCGCATCGACGAGCTGCTGGCGACGCACGCGCACGGCTGGACGGTGGCGCGCATGCCGGCCGTCGACCGTGCGCTGCTGCGCCTGGGTGCCTGGGAGATCCTCTGGAACGACGACGTGCCGGACGCGGTCGCGGTCGACGAGGCGGTGTCGCTGGCCCGCGAGCTGTCGACCGACGACTCGCCGGGGTTCGTCAACGGCCTGCTCGGCCGCCTCGTCGTCCTGAAGCCGACCCTGCTGGCCTGACCGGCCACGCGAGCACCACCCGACGCCCGGGCACCCTCACAGGTGCTCGGGCGTCGTGTCGTCCAGGGACCCCTGCACGACGCGCAGCGGTCGCGGCACGAGCTGCGGACGGCGCAGGGGCAGACGAGGCCCGACCGGGCGCAGGTCCTCGACCGCGACCAGCCCACCCGGGAGCCGCGGCTGCGGCCGGGCGCCCCGGACGGGCAGGCCCGGGGCCGGTCGACCCACGAAGTTGCCCTGCGCCTGCGGGACCCCGAGCTCGACCAGCATCTCCAGGTCCCCCGCCGACTCGACGCCCTCGGCCACGACGTCGAGCCCGTGGTGCTCCGCCAGCGCCACGATCGCCCGGACCGGTCCCGCGCCGCGCGGCGTGCGCACCTCCCGGACGAACGACCGGTCGATCTTCAGGACGTCGACGGGCAGGCGAGCGAGGCGCGCGAGCGAGCTGAACCCGGTCCCGAAGTCGTCCAGCGCGATCCGCGCCCCGCGGGCGCGCAGCTCGGACAGGACGGGCACGGCGGCGGCCGTGCGCAGCATCGTGCTCTCGGTGATCTCGATCGTCAGGTGCTCCCACGGCCCGCCGGACCAGGCGGCGTCGATGCGCTCGAGGACGTCCGGCTCGTGCAGCTCGCGTGCCGAGAGGTTCACGGCCACCGGCATGTGGTGCCGGTCGAGCGCGCGCCGCGCCTGGCGGATCATCGACCTGCCGATCGGCACGATGAGTCCGCTCTGCTCGGCGAGCGTCAGCCAGTGCTCGGGCAGGATGAAGCTGTCGCCCTCGTGCCAGCGCGCGAGCGCCTCCAGGCCGACCACCTCGAGCGTCCGGGTGTCGACGATCGGCTGGAAGTACGCCGTGATCCGGTCCTCCTCGACCGCGCGCTCGAGCGCGGCGCGCTGCCGGCGTGCGTCCTCGGCGCGCGCCCGCAGCGCCGGGTCGAACACGCGGTGCCCGGACTGCGTCCGCTTCGCCTCGAGCATGGCGGCGTCCGCGTGCCGCAGCAGCGCGTCGGGGTCCACGATGTCGGTCGGGTTCCACGTCGCCACGCCGCAGGTGAGGCGGGGGCCGGCCACGGTGCCGACGCGGGCGCCGAAGCCGCTGCGGATGCGGCGCGCGAGGTCGGCGAGCTCGTCGTCACCGGGTGCGCGGCACACGACGACGGCGAACTCGTCGCCCGCGAGCCGGGCCACGTAGGTGTCGTCGTCGACCCAGCCGCGCAGGAAGCCCGCCGTGCGTCGCAGCAGGTCGTCACCCGCCGCGTGCCCCTCGCGGTCGTTGACGTCCTTGAAGCCGTCGATGTCGCAGTAGACGACCGAGACGCGCGTGCGCTCGACCGCGGCCCGCTCGAGCACCTCGCGCAGGTGGGTGTCGACCGCGCGCCGGTTCGGCAGACCGGTCAGGGTGTCCGTCACCGCGGCCCGCGACAGCCGGGCCGTGAGCGTGTACCGCTCGGCCGCCGTGGAGACCACGAGCCCCAGGTCGATGAGGAAGGTGCGCTCGTGGGGGGCGAGCCGGTCCGGGGCGGCCGGGAACAGGTCGGCGACGTAGCGGTCGCGCTGCAGCGGGCGCAGCGACCCCTCGATGCTCGGGTCGGCGAGGACCTCGCGCGCGGCATCGCGGGCCTGCAGGAGCAGCGCGTCCGCGTCGCGGTGGAACCAGGCGCTGTTGGTGACGGCCGACAGGGCGTCGCGCATGAGCTCGCGGCGCTGTGCGGTCAGCTGCGCGCGGCGCAGGCGCGCGGACGCGAGCCACTCGAGCCCGACGGCCAGCGGCAGCGGCCACAGGCTCGCGAGCACGGCGCCCACCGGCCGGCCCGCGAGCAGGACCCCGGCGGTGAGGGCGCCCATCGAGACCCCCGCGGCGCAGACCAGCAGCACGCCGAGGCGGTTGAGCCGCACGCTGCCGAGGGCCGCCACGACGTAACCGACCACCACGCCGAGGGCGACGAACAGCAGCGCGACCGCCACGGGCCTGGCCGTCGGCGGGCCCGGGTCGTCGACGGGACCGAACGTGAGGAACCACAGCGCGGTCCGCAGGACGAGGACGACGGCGGCGGCCGTCACCCACGGGCGCAGCCGCGGCCCCCCGCCGCCGAACGCGCGGGTCGCGGGGAGGCACAGCAGGGCCACGACGCCCACGAGCTGGCCGTGCAGGAACGACAGCGCCTCGCGCGCCTCGGGCGCGACCGTGACGCCGTGCAGGCCCGCGACGAGCACCAGCCCGGCCATCGCGACGGAGAGGGCCAGGGACCACGTCGACCCCTCGGAGCGCAGCGCGCCGCGCCACCAGACCCACTGCAGCACGCAGAAGCCACCGACCAGACCGGCAGCGAGGAACTGTAGGACGGTGGTCCACAGGGGGACGTCGCCGAGCATGTGGGGAACATCGGCGCACGTCGGGCCCGGGATGAACGAACCACCGGGTGATGCTCACCCACCCGTACGGCCGTCCGCGCGGCGTGCCGCGCGTCACGTCGCGCCGTGCGGGACGGCGCCGCGAGCGACGGTAGGATCGGCCGCGAGCAATCTCCCTTTAAGCCCGTCCTGTGAGGCGGGGAAGGAGTCGCACGCATGAGCACGCCCACGTCCACGTCCGGGGAGTCCGAGCCCGGGCACGCGGCACCCGGCACCACCGTCCTCGGTGCCGACGACATCGCCCGCGCGCTGACCCGCATCGCGCACGAGGTGGTGGAGCGCAACAAGGGCGTCGACGACGTCGTCCTGCTGGGCATCCCCACACGTGGCCTCCCGCTCGCCCGCCGCCTCGCGCAGCGGCTGGAGCAGGTCGAGCACGTGCCGGCCGCAGACCTCGTCGGCAGCCTCGACGTGACGATGCACCGCGACGACCTGGCGCACCAGCCGACCCGCACGATCGGCGAGACGTACGTCCCCGGTGACGGCATCGACGGCCGCGTCGTCGTGCTCGTGGACGACGTCCTGTACTCGGGGCGCACGATCCGTGCCGCGCTCGACGCGATCAGCGACCTGGGCCGGCCGCGCGCGGTGCAGCTCGCCGTCCTCGTCGACCGGGGGCACCGCGAGCTCCCCATCCGCGCCGACTACGTCGGCAAGAACCTGCCCACCGCGTCGGCCGAGCGTGTCCGGGTCCTGCTGTCCGAGACCGACGGCGAGGACCGCGTGGTCATCGAGGGGGGTGCCCGATGAGGCACCTGCTCTCCGCGGCGGACCTCGACCTCACCGAGGCGGTCCGCGTGCTCGACACGGCGGCGCAGATGGCCGCGACGCAGGCCCGGGAGATCAAGAAGCTCCCGACGCTGCGCGGCCGCACGGTCGTCAACCTCTTCTTCGAGGACTCCACCCGCACCCGCATCTCGTTCGAGACCGCCGCCAAGCGGCTGTCCGCCGACGTCATCAACTTCTCCGCCAAGGGGTCGAGCGTCTCCAAGGGCGAGTCGCTCAAGGACACGGCCCTGACGCTGCAGGCGATGGGCGCGGACGCGGTCGTGATCCGGCACCCGGCCTCGGGCGCACCGCACACGCTCGCGCACGGGGGCTGGACGCGCGGCGCGGTCGTCAACGCCGGCGACGGCATGCACCAGCACCCGACGCAGGCGCTGCTCGACGCCTACACGCTGCGCCGTCACCTCGTGGGCGACGGCGGTCGGGCCGACGCGACGGGTCGCGACCTCGCGGGCGTGCACGTCGCGATCGTGGGCGACGTGCTGCACAGCCGCGTCGCGCGGTCCAACGTCCAGCTGCTGCGCACGCTGGGCGCGCGGGTCACCCTGGTGGCACCGCCCACGCTCGTGCCCGTCGGCGTGCACGCGTGGCCCGCGGAGGTGTCGTACGACCTCGACGACGTGCTCGCGACCGGCCCCGACGCCGTGATGATGCTGCGCGTCCAGCGCGAGCGGATGTCGAGCGCGGGCGGCGGCTTCTTCCCCAGCCCGCTCGAGTACTCGCGGGGCTACGGTCTGGACGCCCGGCGGCTGGCCGTGCTGCCGGACCACGCCGTCGTGCTGCACCCCGGTCCGATGAACCGTGGCCTGGAGATCTCGGCGGACGCGGCCGACTCGCCGCGGGCCGTCATCGTCGAGCAGGTCGCCAACGGCGTCGCGGTGCGCATGGCCGTGCTGTACCTGCTGCTGGCGGGCGGGGAGCCGGCACGCGGCCGCGACGACGCGGCGGGCACGCCGACGGCGGAGGGCCAGGAGCGCACGGACGTGCGCACGGACGAGACGAGGACGCACGCGTGACGACGTATCTGCTGACCGGGGCCCGGCCGCTGGGCGGCGACCCCACCGACGTGCTGATCGCCGACGGCGTCGTGGCCGCGATGGGCGCGGACGCGCGACGGGGTGGCGCGGACGCCGTCGTCGTCGACGCCACCGGCCTCGTGCTGCTGCCCGGGCTGGTCGACCTCCACACGCACCTGCGCGAGCCGGGGCGCGAGGACGCCGAGACCGTGGAGTCCGGGACCCGCGCGGCGGCGCTCGGCGGGTTCACCGCGGTGCACGCGATGGCGAACACGACGCCCACGCAGGACACCGCGGGCGTCGTCGAGCAGGTCTGGCGCCTGGGCCGCGACGCGGGCTGGTGCGACGTGCACCCCGTCGGCGCGGTGACCGTCGGCCTGGCGGGGGAGCGCCTCGCCGAGCTGTCGGCCATGGCGCGGTCCGCCGCCGCCGTGCGCGTCTTCTCGGACGACGGCAAGTGCGTGCACGACCCGGTCGTGATGCGCCGCGCGCTGGAGTACGTCAAGGCGTTCGACGGTGTCGTCGCGCAGCACGCCCAGGAGCCGCGGCTCACCGAGGGCGCGCAGATGCACGAGGGCGTGGTCTCCGCCGAGCTGGGCCTGACGGGCTGGCCGGCGGTGGCGGAGGAGGCCATCGTCGCGCGCGACGTCCTGCTCGCGGAGCACGTCGGCTCGCGCCTGCACGTGCTGCACCTGTCCACCGCGGGCTCGGTCGAGATCGTGCGGTGGGCCAAGGCCCGCGGCATCGACGTGACGGCCGAGGTGACGCCGCACCACCTCATGCTGACCGACGACCTCGTGCGCGGCTACGACCCGCGCTTCAAGGTGAACCCGCCGCTGCGCACGGCCGAGGACGTCGAGGCCGTCCGCCAGGGGCTGGCCGACGGCACGATCGACACCGTGGGCACCGACCACGCACCCCACGCGCGGGAGGACAAGGACTGCGAGTGGGGCGCCGCGGCCTTCGGCATGACGGGCCTGGAGACCGCGCTGTCGGTCGTGCAGGCGACCATGGTCGACACCGGCCGCCTGACCTGGGCAGACGTCGCACGCGTCATGTCGGCCGCACCCGCGCGGATCGGCCGCGTGGCCGGCCACGGTCGGCCGATCGCCGTCGGTGAGCCCGCGAACCTCACGCTCGTCGACCCGGCCGCGCGTCGCGTCGTCGTCCCGGAGGAGCAGGCGACCGCGAGCGTCAACTCGCCGTTCGCGGGCCGCGAGCTGCCGGGCCGCGTGGTCGCCACGTTCCTGCGCGGGCGCGCGACCGTGCTCGACGGTGCACCGGTCGAGCGCGGGGTGCACGTCTGATGCCCGTCTGGCTCTCCGTCACGGTCCTGGCCGCGCTCGCGGTGCTGGGCCTGTGGGGCATGTGGCACGGCTGGCGGGCGCGCGGGCGCCGGACCGCGGCCCTCGTGCCGACCCTGCCCGACGTGCCCGGCACGCGCGGTGCCCCGCTCACGGACGACCTCGAGGCGGTCTACGTGTCCTCGACGCGCTCGGGCGACTGGCTCGACCGCGTCGTGGCCCACGACCTGGGCGTGCGCAGCCCGGCACGCGTGCGGGTGCACGCGGACGGCGTGCTCGTCGCCCGGACGGGCGCGCGTGACGTCTGGGTCCCCGCCGGCGCGCTGAGCGCCGTCGGCACGACGAGCGGGCAGGCCGGTAAGTTCGTCGGCCGCGACGAGCTCGTCGTCCTCACCTGGGTGCCCGACGCCACGTCGGGCACCGCCATCGACACCGCGCTGCAGGTGCGCCACGACGACGCACGCGCCGCGCTGCTCGCCGCCGTGCGCACCCTGCCGGCAGCGCCCACCGACACCGACACGACGCCGTCCGCGGCGCAGGAGGAGCAGGCATGAGCGACGCGATCCTCGTCCTCGAGGACGGCCGCACGTTCGCCGGACGGGCCTACGGGGCCACCGGACGCACCGTCGGCGAGATCGTCTTCAACACCGGCATGACGGGCTACCAGGAGACCCTGACCGACCCGTCGTACCACCGGCAGATCGTCGTGATGACGGCGCCCCACATCGGCAACACCGGCGTGAACGACGAGGACCCCGAGTCGTCGCGCATCTGGGTGGCGGGCTACGTCGTGCGCGACCCCGCGCGGCGCTCGTCGAGCTGGCGTGCGCGCCGTTCCCTCGACGAGGACCTGGTCGCGCAGGGCGTGGTCGGGATCAGCGACGTCGACACCCGTGCGCTCACGCGGCACCTGCGCGAGCGCGGGGTCATGCGCGCCGGCATCTTCTCCGGCGACGCGATCGTGCGTCCCGAGGGTGAGCGGCGCCCGGTCGACGAGCTGGTCGACGAGGTGCTGGCCGCACCGCAGATGGCCGGTGCCGACCTGGCGGGCGAGGTCAGCGTCGACGAGTCGTACGTCGTGCAGGCCCTGGACGCCGACGGCGCACCGCTGGACGCCCCGTACGCGCGGGTCGCTGCCGTCGACCTCGGCATCAAGTCGATGACGCCGCAGCGCCTGGCGGAGCGCGGCGTCGAGGTGCACGTGCTGCCCGCGACGTCGTCGATCGAGGACGTGCTCGCGGTGCAGCCCGACGGCGTGTTCTTCTCCAACGGCCCCGGCGACCCGTCGGCGGCGCGCCACGAGATCGACGTGCTGCGCGGCGTGCTCGACCGGCGGATCCCGTTCTTCGGGATCTGCTACGGCAACCAGCTGTTCGGCCGTGCGCTCGGCTTCGGCACCTACAAGCTGCGCTACGGGCACCGCGGCGTGAACCAGCCCGTCGTCGACCGCACGACCGGCAAGGTGGAGATCACGGCCCACAACCACGGCTTCGCCGTGGACGCCCCGCTGGACGGCGAGACGGCCGCGCCCTTCGACGGCGGTCGCTACGGGCGCGTGCGGGTGTCGCACATCGACCTCAACGACGACGTCGTCGAGGGCCTCGAGGCGCTCGACCTGCCCGCGTTCTCCGTGCAGTACCACCCGGAGGCTGCGGCCGGACCGCACGACGCCGCCTACCTGTTCGACCGCTTCCTCGACCTCATGACCACGCACCGCGACGGCTCCGGCTCGGCCGCGGACGCCGCCACCACCGGAAAGGGCGCCGCCTGATGCCGCGTCGCGACGACCTGAAGTCCGTCCTCGTCATCGGCTCCGGCCCGATCGTCATCGGGCAGGCCTGCGAGTTCGACTACTCCGGCACGCAGGCGTGCCGCGTGCTGAAGGAGGAGGGCCTGCGGGTCGTCCTCGTCAACTCCAACCCCGCCACGATCATGACCGACCCGGAGTTCGCCGACGCGACGTACGTCGAGCCGATCACCACCGAGGTCCTGACGTCGATCATCGCCAAGGAGCGTCCCGACGCGCTCCTGCCGACCCTCGGCGGCCAGACCGCTCTCAACGCGGCGATCGCGCTCGACGAGGCCGGCGTGCTGGAGAAGTACGACGTCGAGCTCATCGGCGCGAACATCGCGGCGATCCAGAAGGGTGAGGACCGCCAGGCGTTCAAGGAGGTCGTGGCGATCGCGGGCGGCGAGTCCGCGCGCTCGGTCATCATCCACACGGTCGACGAGGCGCTCGTCGCGGCCGAGGACCTCGGGTACCCGATGGTCGTGCGGCCGTCGTTCACCATGGGCGGCCTGGGCTCCGGCCTCGCGTACGACGAGTCCGACCTGCGCCGGATCGTCGGGCAGGGCCTGCACTACTCGCCGACCACCGAGGTGCTCCTGGAGGAGTCGATCCTCGGCTGGAAGGAGTACGAGCTCGAGCTGATGCGTGACAACCACGACAACGTCGTGGTCGTCTGCTCGATCGAGAACGTCGACCCCGTCGGCGTGCACACCGGCGACTCG of Cellulomonas dongxiuzhuiae contains these proteins:
- the efp gene encoding elongation factor P; this encodes MATTNDLKNGIVLRIDGQLWTVIEFQHVKPGKGGAFVRTKLKNVLSGKTVDRTFNAGVKVETASVDKRDMQYLYKDGDDFVFMDTDTFDQLNVPAATVGDAANFMLESQTALVATNEGVPLYVELPPSVVLEVTYTEPGLQGDRSSAGTKPATLETGYEIQVPLFLEANTRVKVDTRDGSYLGRVND
- the carA gene encoding glutamine-hydrolyzing carbamoyl-phosphate synthase small subunit, whose amino-acid sequence is MSDAILVLEDGRTFAGRAYGATGRTVGEIVFNTGMTGYQETLTDPSYHRQIVVMTAPHIGNTGVNDEDPESSRIWVAGYVVRDPARRSSSWRARRSLDEDLVAQGVVGISDVDTRALTRHLRERGVMRAGIFSGDAIVRPEGERRPVDELVDEVLAAPQMAGADLAGEVSVDESYVVQALDADGAPLDAPYARVAAVDLGIKSMTPQRLAERGVEVHVLPATSSIEDVLAVQPDGVFFSNGPGDPSAARHEIDVLRGVLDRRIPFFGICYGNQLFGRALGFGTYKLRYGHRGVNQPVVDRTTGKVEITAHNHGFAVDAPLDGETAAPFDGGRYGRVRVSHIDLNDDVVEGLEALDLPAFSVQYHPEAAAGPHDAAYLFDRFLDLMTTHRDGSGSAADAATTGKGAA
- a CDS encoding PH-like domain-containing protein gives rise to the protein MPVWLSVTVLAALAVLGLWGMWHGWRARGRRTAALVPTLPDVPGTRGAPLTDDLEAVYVSSTRSGDWLDRVVAHDLGVRSPARVRVHADGVLVARTGARDVWVPAGALSAVGTTSGQAGKFVGRDELVVLTWVPDATSGTAIDTALQVRHDDARAALLAAVRTLPAAPTDTDTTPSAAQEEQA
- a CDS encoding dihydroorotase, which translates into the protein MTTYLLTGARPLGGDPTDVLIADGVVAAMGADARRGGADAVVVDATGLVLLPGLVDLHTHLREPGREDAETVESGTRAAALGGFTAVHAMANTTPTQDTAGVVEQVWRLGRDAGWCDVHPVGAVTVGLAGERLAELSAMARSAAAVRVFSDDGKCVHDPVVMRRALEYVKAFDGVVAQHAQEPRLTEGAQMHEGVVSAELGLTGWPAVAEEAIVARDVLLAEHVGSRLHVLHLSTAGSVEIVRWAKARGIDVTAEVTPHHLMLTDDLVRGYDPRFKVNPPLRTAEDVEAVRQGLADGTIDTVGTDHAPHAREDKDCEWGAAAFGMTGLETALSVVQATMVDTGRLTWADVARVMSAAPARIGRVAGHGRPIAVGEPANLTLVDPAARRVVVPEEQATASVNSPFAGRELPGRVVATFLRGRATVLDGAPVERGVHV
- the pyrR gene encoding bifunctional pyr operon transcriptional regulator/uracil phosphoribosyltransferase PyrR; the protein is MSTPTSTSGESEPGHAAPGTTVLGADDIARALTRIAHEVVERNKGVDDVVLLGIPTRGLPLARRLAQRLEQVEHVPAADLVGSLDVTMHRDDLAHQPTRTIGETYVPGDGIDGRVVVLVDDVLYSGRTIRAALDAISDLGRPRAVQLAVLVDRGHRELPIRADYVGKNLPTASAERVRVLLSETDGEDRVVIEGGAR
- a CDS encoding putative bifunctional diguanylate cyclase/phosphodiesterase; the protein is MLGDVPLWTTVLQFLAAGLVGGFCVLQWVWWRGALRSEGSTWSLALSVAMAGLVLVAGLHGVTVAPEAREALSFLHGQLVGVVALLCLPATRAFGGGGPRLRPWVTAAAVVLVLRTALWFLTFGPVDDPGPPTARPVAVALLFVALGVVVGYVVAALGSVRLNRLGVLLVCAAGVSMGALTAGVLLAGRPVGAVLASLWPLPLAVGLEWLASARLRRAQLTAQRRELMRDALSAVTNSAWFHRDADALLLQARDAAREVLADPSIEGSLRPLQRDRYVADLFPAAPDRLAPHERTFLIDLGLVVSTAAERYTLTARLSRAAVTDTLTGLPNRRAVDTHLREVLERAAVERTRVSVVYCDIDGFKDVNDREGHAAGDDLLRRTAGFLRGWVDDDTYVARLAGDEFAVVVCRAPGDDELADLARRIRSGFGARVGTVAGPRLTCGVATWNPTDIVDPDALLRHADAAMLEAKRTQSGHRVFDPALRARAEDARRQRAALERAVEEDRITAYFQPIVDTRTLEVVGLEALARWHEGDSFILPEHWLTLAEQSGLIVPIGRSMIRQARRALDRHHMPVAVNLSARELHEPDVLERIDAAWSGGPWEHLTIEITESTMLRTAAAVPVLSELRARGARIALDDFGTGFSSLARLARLPVDVLKIDRSFVREVRTPRGAGPVRAIVALAEHHGLDVVAEGVESAGDLEMLVELGVPQAQGNFVGRPAPGLPVRGARPQPRLPGGLVAVEDLRPVGPRLPLRRPQLVPRPLRVVQGSLDDTTPEHL
- a CDS encoding aspartate carbamoyltransferase catalytic subunit; protein product: MRHLLSAADLDLTEAVRVLDTAAQMAATQAREIKKLPTLRGRTVVNLFFEDSTRTRISFETAAKRLSADVINFSAKGSSVSKGESLKDTALTLQAMGADAVVIRHPASGAPHTLAHGGWTRGAVVNAGDGMHQHPTQALLDAYTLRRHLVGDGGRADATGRDLAGVHVAIVGDVLHSRVARSNVQLLRTLGARVTLVAPPTLVPVGVHAWPAEVSYDLDDVLATGPDAVMMLRVQRERMSSAGGGFFPSPLEYSRGYGLDARRLAVLPDHAVVLHPGPMNRGLEISADAADSPRAVIVEQVANGVAVRMAVLYLLLAGGEPARGRDDAAGTPTAEGQERTDVRTDETRTHA
- the nusB gene encoding transcription antitermination factor NusB, producing the protein MGARTKARKRALDVLFEAEQRGLDVAELLAQRVVEPGTEASLPQYAVDIVEGVLEHSERIDELLATHAHGWTVARMPAVDRALLRLGAWEILWNDDVPDAVAVDEAVSLARELSTDDSPGFVNGLLGRLVVLKPTLLA